The Aureimonas mangrovi genome contains the following window.
CGAGCTTTCCGGCTATCGACACGTCTCGGACGATACCGCACGGGCGCTCTTCGAGGGCATGTGGGGCGTCTCGCTCGACGACGAGCCGGGCATGCGCATCCCGAACATGCTGGACGCGGCCGTCGCCGGCGACTTCAAGGGCATCTACATCCAGGGAGAGGACATCCTGCAGTCCGACCCCAACACACGGCACGTTACCGCTGGCCTCGCGGCGATGGAATGCGTCGTCGTGCAGGACCTCTTCCTGAACGAGACGGCCGTCCACGCGCACGTCTTCCTGCCGGGTTCGACCTTCCTTGAGAAGGACGGGACCTTCACCAATGCTGAGCGCCGCATCCAGCGGGTGCGCAAGGTGATGTCGCCGAAGAACGGTTATGCGGACTGGGAGATCACCCAGATGCTGGCCAACGCCCTCGGCTACCGGATGGACTATGCCCATCCGTCCGAGATCATGGACGAGATCGCGGCGCTGACGCCGACCTTCAAGGGCGTCTCTTACGAGCGGCTGGAGCGCGAGTCGCTGCAGTGGCCGGTCAACGATAAGGCTCCGCAGGGCACGCCGATGATGCACGCCGACGGCTTCGTGCGCGGCAAGGGTCTCTTCGTCGTCACCGAATACGTCGCGACCGACGAGAAGGTCGGGCCGCGCTTTCCTCTGCTGCTCACGACCGGGCGCATCCTGTCGCAGTATAATGTCGGCGCGCAGACGCGGCGTACCGAGAACACGATGTGGCACGAGGAGGACCTCCTCGAAATCCACCCACACGACGCGGAGGAGCGCGGCATCAAGACGGGCGACTGGGTGAAGATCGCAAGCCGCGCAGGCGACACGACATTGCGCGCGACGCTCACCGACCGCGTGGCGCCTGGCGTCGTCTACACGACGTTCCACCACCCTCTGACGCAGGCCAACGTCGTCACCACCGACTATTCGGACTGGGCGACGAACTGCCCGGAATACAAGGTCACGGCCGTGCAGGTTTCGCCCTCGAACGGTCCGACCGACTGGCAGGAGCGCTACGGGCGATTCGCCGAGACCTCGCGCCGGGTCGCGCAGGCGGAGCCGGCGGAATGACCATGGACGTCGAGACGCACACGGAAAGCGAAGCCGGGAAGCTCGTCACGATGGTCAATCAGGTGTCACGCTTCTTCGAGAGCCAGGCGCACGAGCCGGGCATGCTGGGCATAGCCGATCACGTCGCGGCCTTCTGGACGCCGCGCATGCGTGAAGCGATCTTCGCGCATGTCGATAAGGGAGGGGCAGGGCTGCGGCCGCTCGCGCTCGAAGGTCTCCAATCCCTGCGGGCACGGCCGCCGAAGGCTGCCAAGCGAAAGCTCGAAGCAGCCGGCGGCGTATCGGTCGGAACCGAACGGGGAAGCGACGCCGGCTGACGGCGCCGGGTCATCGCATTCGCACATCGGGCCGAAAACCGCCTTCGGCTTCCGGCCCGTTTCATCAAGGTCAGATTAGAGTCGCCTCGGACCGCCCGAACAGACGCTCAGGCGTATTACGCAGCGAACTTATGCGCGGGATCCGTGGCGGCCTCGGCGGCCACGAGTTCGGAGAGCGCCGGCACGAGAATCCCGTTGTCCTCCGCAAAACCAAGGAACGCCGAGCGCGCCTGCTCGGCATAGCCGCCCCCGTTCATCACGACGCGGCATACGGACATGCGAGCCGTGTGGCCGATGCGACGGCGTGTGCGCGGCCAATCATTCATCAGCTCAAAGGCCTCGCGCGCCGACGTCACCTCGACCGGAACGCCCAGACCGACGAGCACCGTAACGGGAACATCAAAACCACCTGAACGCATCGCGGCCTCCTTCGGCATTTCATAAAACAACCCAAGCGATACGCGAGGCGACCGCGATCGTTCCGTCTCCCGCCGGATAAAATCGTTTCGCGTGGAGAGAATCGTCTCTCACGGGAAACGCGCGGCAATGCGCGCGGAGAGTGACGGCAGCAGTTCCCTGACATGCGCGCCCAGCGCGCGGACGGCGGCCGAGGGACGACGTTCGGCGAACTCCAGCGCGATGCCGATCTCCGGCAGCGTCGGCAGTTCGTCCGAGACCACCTTCAGATCCGGTGGCACAGCGGCGCGGGTCAGGACGCTGATCGCTTGGCCCGCCCGCGCGATCGCGACGAGCCCGGCGAGGCTGTCGCTGGCGAAGGCAACACGATGGCGCCGCCCGGCTGACTCCATCGCGTCACGCGCCGCGCGATGATCGAGCGTGGTCGGTGCGGAGAGCGCCAGCGGCAGTACGGGAAGATCAAGGAGCGCGGGGCGTGCCTGGCTGGCGACCCAGTCGAAGCGTTCGCGGCGGATGACCTCTGCGTCGTGAGGGTCGGCGAGGGAGATGAGCGCGACGTCGATCTGACGGCGCTGGAGAAGCGGCCGCAATTCGACGGTGGGCGCGCAGGTCATCTGCAGCTCGACATCGGGATGAACCGAGCAGAAGCTCCTCAAGAGCGCCGGAAGGTAGGCGATCGAATAGTCTTCCGGGCAGCCGAGGCCGATCGTGCCGCGCAGGGCCGGCCCGCGAAGATCGGCCAGCATCTCGTCGTGACGGGCAAGAAGGCTTTCGGCATGGGCGAGAAGCCGCTCACCCGAAACGGTCGGGCGGACGCCCGAGCCCGTTCGGTGGAGGAGGCTCTGACCGAGCGAGTCCTCGAGCCGTTTCATCTGCATGGAAAGCGCCGACTGCGTGCGCCCGATCTGCAGAGCGGCGAGACTGATCGAGCCCGTGCGGGCCACGATCGCGAAGTTGCGCAGGAGCGCAAGATCCAGAAGGTCCATCGATATCAATCCAGCCGATATCCGGTTGAAGCAATATCAATTTGCTGAAAGCGGCAAGGGCGGGTTAGCGATAGCTATTCCCGTCCCGCAAGGAGCGATTTGCCCGTGTCGATGAACGATGATGCCGCTTTCTGGTCTTCGGCCCGCGATCACCTGACCCGCTACGGTCCGAGCTTCGAGAGCGTGATCATCGAGCGTGCCGAGGGCAGCTTCGTGCACGACGCGGACGGCCGGGCAATCCTCGACTTCACATCCGGGCAGATGAGCGCCGTTCTCGGCCACACGCACCCCGATATCGTGAAAACCGTCAACCGGCAGATGGGCGCGGTGGCGCATCTGTTCAGCGGCATGCTCTCGCGGCCGGTGGTCGATCTCGCCGCGCGGCTTGCGGCGCTCGCGCCCGGACTGGACCGCGTGCAACTCCTTACGACGGGCGCGGAATCGAACGAGGCGGCGATCCGCATGGCCAAGCTCGTGACGGGCGGCCACGAGATCGTGGCCTTCGCGCAGAGCTGGCACGGTATGACGGGGGCCGCGGCCTCGGCCACCTACAGCGCGGGGCGGCGCGGATACGGCCCTTCGGCCGCCGGCTCGCTGGTGATCCCGGCGCCCAACAGTTACCGCCCGCGCTTCACCAATCCGGACGGAACGAACGACTGGCAGCGCGAGCTGGACGACGCCTTCGAACTGGTCGACCGCCAGTCGACCGGCAGCCTCGCGGCCTTCATCGCCGAGCCGATCCTTTCCAGCGGCGGAATCCTAGAATTGCCGCTAGGCTATCTCGCGGCCCTCAAGCGCAAATGCGAGGAGCGCGGAATGCTCCTGATCCTTGACGAGGCGCAGACCGGCGTCGGGCGCACGGGTGATATGTTCGCCTTCCAGCGCGACGGCGTGACCCCGGACATCCTCACCCTTTCCAAGACGCTCGGCGCGGGCCTGCCGCTGGCCGCCGTGATGACGACGCGCGAGATCGAGGAGAAGGCTTTCGAGCGCGGCTTCCTCTTCTACACCACGCACACCTCCGATCCGCTGACCGCCGCCGTCGGCGTCACCGTCCTCGACGTCGTGGAGCGCGACGGACTGGTGGCGCAGGCGGCGTCTCGCGGCAGACGGCTGCGCGAGGGCCTTGAAGATCTCAAGCAGCGCTTCGAATGCGTTGGAGACGTGCGCGGGCGCGGCCTGCTCCTCGGGCTGGAGGTCGTCTCTGACCGAGAATCCAAGGCGCCCGGCTTCGAGCTTGGCGCGAAGGTAATGGAGGAGGCGATGCGACAGGGGCTGTCGATGAACATCGTCAAGCTGCCGGGCATGGGGGGCGTCTTTCGCATCGCACCGCCGCTGACCGTCTCGGAGGACGAGATCGACCTCGGCCTTCAGATCATGTCGCGCTCGATCGAGACGGCGGTGACGTCCCGGCAATAGGTGCCCGCGCGCCATGAGGCGTTGACATTTCGTCTGCGGCGCGTTTGTCGATCGGCATCCTCAGATGCAGACGACGGGAGCGACGATGCAGAACGAACTGAAGATCGCGGTGATTGCGGGTGACGGGATCGGCAAGGAGGTGATGCCGGAGGGCGTGCGCGTCCTTCAGGCGGCGGCCGAGCGCTTCGACCTCTCGATCGGCTTCGACCATTTCGACTTCGCCTCGGCCGACTACTATCTCGAGCACGGGCGGATGATGCCCGAGGACTGGAAGGCCCAGGTCGGCGGACACGACGCGATCTTCTTCGGCGCGGTCGGCTGGCCGGAGGTGGTGCCGGACCACGTTTCTCTGTGGGAATCGCTGATCCAGTTCCGCCGCGAGTTCGACCAGTACGTGAACCTTCGCCCGGTGCGGCTGATGCCGGGCGTGCGCTCGCCGCTCGCGGGCCGCGAGCCGGGCGACATCGACTTCCTCGTCGTTCGCGAGAACACGGAGGGCGAATATTCCTCGATCGGCGGCAAGATGTTCCCCGGCACCGAGCGCGAGTTCGTGCTGCAGGAGACGGTGATGACGCGGACCGGCGTCGACCGGATCCTGCGCTACGCCTTCGAGGTGGCGCAGCGCCGCGAGGCAAAGCACCTCACCTCGGCGACGAAGTCGAACGGCATCTCGATCTCCATGCCCTACTGGGACGAGCGGGTCGAGACGATGGGGCGAGAGTATCCGGACGTGCGCTGGGACAAGTACCACATCGATATCCTGTGCGCTCATTTCGTGCTGAACCCGGACCGGTTCGACGTGGTGGTGGGCTCGAACCTGTTCGGCGACATCCTGTCCGATCTCGGTCCCGCCTGCACGGGCACGATCGGTATCGCGCCATCGGGCAACATCAATCCGGAGCGTCGCTTTCCCTCGCTCTTCGAGCCGGTGCACGGTTCGGCGCCGGACATCGCCGGCAAGGGCATCGCCAACCCGATCGGCCAGATCTGGGCGGGGGCGATGATGCTGGAGCATCTCGGCCACCGAGAGGCTTCCGACGCGATCCTTGCCTCGATCGAGGAGGTTCTGGGGGACCCGGCGCGGCGCACGGGCGATCTCGGCGGAACCACCGACACCAAAGGCTGCGGCGCCGCGGTGGTTGAGGCGCTGGCGCGGGGTTAGGGTTCAGTTCGCTACCCTGAGGCCCCGGTCCCACGGGGGCGCGGGCCTCAGGCGCTCGACGAGGTGGTCGACGAAGGCCCGAACCTTCGCCGGCGGCCT
Protein-coding sequences here:
- a CDS encoding formate dehydrogenase subunit delta, translated to MTMDVETHTESEAGKLVTMVNQVSRFFESQAHEPGMLGIADHVAAFWTPRMREAIFAHVDKGGAGLRPLALEGLQSLRARPPKAAKRKLEAAGGVSVGTERGSDAG
- a CDS encoding DUF982 domain-containing protein — encoded protein: MPKEAAMRSGGFDVPVTVLVGLGVPVEVTSAREAFELMNDWPRTRRRIGHTARMSVCRVVMNGGGYAEQARSAFLGFAEDNGILVPALSELVAAEAATDPAHKFAA
- a CDS encoding LysR family transcriptional regulator is translated as MDLLDLALLRNFAIVARTGSISLAALQIGRTQSALSMQMKRLEDSLGQSLLHRTGSGVRPTVSGERLLAHAESLLARHDEMLADLRGPALRGTIGLGCPEDYSIAYLPALLRSFCSVHPDVELQMTCAPTVELRPLLQRRQIDVALISLADPHDAEVIRRERFDWVASQARPALLDLPVLPLALSAPTTLDHRAARDAMESAGRRHRVAFASDSLAGLVAIARAGQAISVLTRAAVPPDLKVVSDELPTLPEIGIALEFAERRPSAAVRALGAHVRELLPSLSARIAARFP
- a CDS encoding aspartate aminotransferase family protein; the encoded protein is MNDDAAFWSSARDHLTRYGPSFESVIIERAEGSFVHDADGRAILDFTSGQMSAVLGHTHPDIVKTVNRQMGAVAHLFSGMLSRPVVDLAARLAALAPGLDRVQLLTTGAESNEAAIRMAKLVTGGHEIVAFAQSWHGMTGAAASATYSAGRRGYGPSAAGSLVIPAPNSYRPRFTNPDGTNDWQRELDDAFELVDRQSTGSLAAFIAEPILSSGGILELPLGYLAALKRKCEERGMLLILDEAQTGVGRTGDMFAFQRDGVTPDILTLSKTLGAGLPLAAVMTTREIEEKAFERGFLFYTTHTSDPLTAAVGVTVLDVVERDGLVAQAASRGRRLREGLEDLKQRFECVGDVRGRGLLLGLEVVSDRESKAPGFELGAKVMEEAMRQGLSMNIVKLPGMGGVFRIAPPLTVSEDEIDLGLQIMSRSIETAVTSRQ
- a CDS encoding tartrate dehydrogenase, coding for MQNELKIAVIAGDGIGKEVMPEGVRVLQAAAERFDLSIGFDHFDFASADYYLEHGRMMPEDWKAQVGGHDAIFFGAVGWPEVVPDHVSLWESLIQFRREFDQYVNLRPVRLMPGVRSPLAGREPGDIDFLVVRENTEGEYSSIGGKMFPGTEREFVLQETVMTRTGVDRILRYAFEVAQRREAKHLTSATKSNGISISMPYWDERVETMGREYPDVRWDKYHIDILCAHFVLNPDRFDVVVGSNLFGDILSDLGPACTGTIGIAPSGNINPERRFPSLFEPVHGSAPDIAGKGIANPIGQIWAGAMMLEHLGHREASDAILASIEEVLGDPARRTGDLGGTTDTKGCGAAVVEALARG